GTGTCGTCGCTGATGAAGTAAGGAAGTTGGCTGAAAAAACCCAAAAATCGACTGAAGAGGTTCGAAAAGTACTCGAACTTCTTCAAAGTGAGAGTCGAGAAAGTGTCGAAAACGCAAAAAGTATGGAACGCATTGCAAACGAGTCAACAGGTCTTGTTGAACATTTTAAAAATTCACTTATGGATTTTACCGCTCATGCTGCACGATCCAAAATTTTGGCAGACTCTATCGCAAGTACTCTTACCATCACCAAATTTAAGCTGGATCATGTTATATTTAAAAATAAAATCATTTATCACAACTTTTTTATAGGAAAAGTAGAAAACCCATATGTCGATGAGAAACATTGTGATTTTGGAAAATGGTATTACAGTGAAGGCAAAGAGATTTATAAAGAGATTCCGCTCTATTTTGAGATCGAAAAACCTCATACGAGTCTGCATGGGCTTGCAAAAGAGATTATTGAAACTATTCAACAGCCCGATTTTGATACTTACGTTCTTGCGCATAAAGATGAGATATACAATAAATTTGTAGCATTGGAAAATGCCTCTTCACAGCTTTTCGAACTGCTTGATAGGCTTTTACAGGAGTATGAAATCTATTTGAATAAGGAAATTATCGATGTGGAAGTTGTGAAAAAAGACGAACCGCTTGCCTTAAAAAATGCTTCATAAATAAGATATAATTGCCCTTGTAAAAACAAGGGGAATTATGACATACTGGAATCAAATCTACGAGCATTTTAATCCAATAGCTTTCACGATATTTGGTATCCCCGTGCACTGGTATGGGATCATGTATGTTCTGGCGCTTTTGGTAGCACTTTTGGTGGCTCAATGGATCGTCAAAAAAGATCAGTTGCCATTTACAAAAGAAGAGCTTGATATCTATTTTATTTGGGCGGAAATTGGTGTTATTTTGGGAGCCAGAATTGGCTATATACTCTTTTATGATTCCCATACAAGTTACTATCTTACCCATCCATGGCAAATTTTCAATCCTTTTATGAACGGCCATTTCATAGGGATCAGGGGCTTCAGTTATCACGGTGCCATAATCGGTTTTTTAATCGCAACCTATTTGTACGCAAAGAAATATAATAAAGATTTTTGGAAGTTGATGGATTTGGTTGCACTTGCTGTACCTTTGGGATATGTTTTTGGACGGATAGGAAACTTTTTAAATCAAGAGCTCGTTGGGCGGGCTACACATGTGCCATGGGGGATCTATGTAGATGGCACTTTGCGACACCCCTCTCAACTGTATGAAGCCTTAACAGAAGGATTATTAACATTTATCATCTTATTTTTATATCGAAAAAAGAAGCATTTTGATGGTGAGTTGATTGCATTGTATGGAATATTGTATGGAGCATTTCGATTTTTATGCGAGTTTTTCAGAGCTCCCGATATTCAGCTTGGATTTATTTGTTGTGGATGGATGACAATGGGGCAGCTTCTTTCACTTATGATGGTTGTGCTATCCGGTATAGTCTATATCTATTTGAAGAACACCAACTATGGGAGGGTAACATGAGCGATACACATATGATAGGACTGTATGCCACATTTATTTTTATGATTATTTTGGCCATTATGCCTTATGTTGTGATCAAATATGTCAAGAAAAGAGGGAGAGATGGTTTGAAAAAGTAGTCACTCCCTTTCTGGCTTAGTGATTTTTGGATAAATTTTTAAAATGCTGATAAAAAGCGTTATAACAGCCGGTCCTATGATCATTCCCCAAAATCCGTAGCTTGTCAATCCGGCTACAATGGAGAAAAAGATGAGCAGCTCATTGATACGGACATGTTCGTCCTCTATCATTACCTGATCGATATATTTTATGATAATCGGTTTGATAATGGTATCGGCTATGCCTGAGATAACAATGATAGAGTACAATGCTATTACAATAGCGCCGGTTGTGTTATCTAAAAAGTA
This region of Nitratiruptor sp. YY08-10 genomic DNA includes:
- the lgt gene encoding prolipoprotein diacylglyceryl transferase, encoding MTYWNQIYEHFNPIAFTIFGIPVHWYGIMYVLALLVALLVAQWIVKKDQLPFTKEELDIYFIWAEIGVILGARIGYILFYDSHTSYYLTHPWQIFNPFMNGHFIGIRGFSYHGAIIGFLIATYLYAKKYNKDFWKLMDLVALAVPLGYVFGRIGNFLNQELVGRATHVPWGIYVDGTLRHPSQLYEALTEGLLTFIILFLYRKKKHFDGELIALYGILYGAFRFLCEFFRAPDIQLGFICCGWMTMGQLLSLMMVVLSGIVYIYLKNTNYGRVT